The following proteins are co-located in the Pyrococcus abyssi GE5 genome:
- a CDS encoding C2H2-type zinc finger protein, which produces MVRLKAIIVRDRDGEEFLRCPRCGMVFKRRKDYIKHVNKAHGWLFGRGKPKGKRLKKKYSKLLSQ; this is translated from the coding sequence ATGGTGAGGCTCAAGGCGATCATAGTAAGGGATAGGGATGGAGAGGAGTTCCTTAGGTGTCCGAGGTGCGGGATGGTATTCAAGAGGAGAAAGGATTACATAAAGCACGTCAACAAGGCACATGGCTGGCTCTTCGGCAGGGGCAAGCCAAAGGGGAAGAGGTTAAAGAAGAAGTACTCCAAGCTTCTCTCCCAATGA
- a CDS encoding zinc metalloprotease HtpX: MGLGLWIRTGVLMAFLTALLVGIGYLIGGRGGMIIAFTIALFMNLISYWFSDSIVLSWYNARIVSEEEAPELHYIVEKLARQAGIPKPKVAIVPTMVPNAFATGRGPGNAVVAVTEGLLHLLNRDELEGVIAHEISHIKNRDTLIQTLAAVLAGAIMILVDFARWSLWFGAYDDERDSGSVIGLILAIVLAPLAATLIQLAISRSREYLADETGARISGKPHALASALMKIEEAIRYRPLRRGNPATAHMFIVNPFRGVDFAELFSTHPPTEKRIERLRKIALEMGIVF; this comes from the coding sequence ATGGGCCTAGGCCTGTGGATCAGGACAGGGGTTTTAATGGCCTTCCTCACAGCGCTGCTCGTTGGCATAGGCTACCTGATAGGTGGAAGGGGAGGGATGATAATAGCCTTCACCATAGCATTGTTCATGAACCTGATAAGCTACTGGTTCAGCGATTCCATAGTGCTGAGCTGGTACAACGCCAGGATAGTTAGTGAGGAGGAAGCTCCTGAGCTCCACTACATAGTGGAGAAGCTTGCCAGACAGGCTGGAATACCCAAGCCAAAGGTGGCAATAGTTCCAACAATGGTTCCGAATGCGTTCGCAACTGGAAGAGGCCCGGGGAATGCTGTCGTTGCAGTGACCGAGGGGCTGCTTCATTTATTGAACAGAGATGAGCTTGAAGGGGTCATAGCCCATGAGATAAGCCATATAAAGAACAGGGACACCCTGATCCAAACCCTCGCCGCAGTTCTGGCTGGAGCTATAATGATACTCGTCGACTTCGCCAGGTGGTCCCTGTGGTTCGGTGCCTACGACGATGAAAGGGATTCAGGAAGCGTTATAGGCCTAATCTTGGCTATAGTACTGGCTCCACTAGCTGCCACATTGATTCAACTTGCGATAAGCAGGTCAAGGGAGTACTTAGCCGATGAAACTGGTGCCAGGATAAGCGGTAAGCCCCACGCTTTGGCCAGCGCGCTGATGAAGATTGAAGAAGCGATAAGGTACAGGCCCCTGAGAAGAGGAAACCCGGCCACAGCCCACATGTTCATAGTGAACCCGTTCAGGGGAGTTGACTTTGCAGAGCTATTCTCAACCCATCCACCGACAGAGAAGAGGATTGAGAGGCTCAGGAAGATAGCACTCGAGATGGGCATAGTCTTCTAG